The following is a genomic window from Haloarcula sp. DT43.
GGCGGCGTCGACGACTGGAACGACCTCCCGGAGGAGATTCAGGACACCTTCGACAAACTGGGCATCCCGGAAGCCGAGAAGAACGCGCTCTCGGGCGTCGGTGCGCAGTACGAGTCCGAAATCGTCTACCAGAACATGCAGGAGCGCTGGGAGGAGAAGGGCGTCATCTTCTGTGACATGGACAAGGCCGTCCAGGAGCACGAAGACATCCTCAAAGAGTACTTCATGACCAAGGCCGTGCCGCCGAGTGACAACAAGTTCGCGGCGCTGCACGGCGCAATCTGGTCCGGCGGGTCGTTCGTCTACGTCCCCGAGGACACCACGGTCGACATGCCGGTCCAGGCGTACTTCCGCATGAACTCCGACGGCATGGGCCAGTTCGAGCACACGCTCATCATCGCCGAGGAGAACTCCGAGGTCCACTACATCGAGGGCTGTTCCGCCCCGAAGTACTCGGAGTTCAACCTTCACTCCGGCGGCGTCGAAGTGTTCGTCAAGGAGAACGCCCACGTCCAGTACTCGACCGTCCAGAACTGGTCGAAGAACACGTACAACCTCAACACCAAGCGCGCCATCTGCGAGGCCGACGGCACGATGGAGTGGGTCTCCGGGTCGATGGGGTCGAAGGCCACGATGCTGTATCCCTCCACCGTCCTCAAGGGGCCGGGCGCGACGGACAACCACATCACCATCGCCTTCGCCGGCGAGGGCCAGGACATCGACACGGGCGCGAAAGTTTATCACAACGCCCCCGAGACGAAGTCCACCATCGAGTCGAAGTCCATCAGCAAGGACGGCGGCCGCACGAACTACCGCGGCCTCGTCCACATCGCCGACGGTGCCGAGGACTCCTCGACCTCCGTCGAGTGTGACGCCCTGATGTTCGACAACGAGTCCACCTCGGACACGATGCCGTACATGGAGATTCAGGAGTCCAAGGTCGATGTCGCCCACGAGGCGACCGTCGGCAAAATCGGCGACGAGGACGTCTTCTATCTGCAGTCCCGCGGCCTGGACGACGACGACGCGAAGCAGATGATCGTCGCCGGCTTCATCGAGCCCATCACGGAAGAACTGCCCATCGAGTACGCCGTCGAACTGAACCGCCTCATCGAACTGGAGATGGAGGGGTCGCTCGGATAACCATGAGCACGCAGGTACACGCCAATCTCACAGAGTCCCAGGTGGAACAGATTTCAGACGACCTCGGCGAGCCCGAGTGGCTGCTGGAGACGCGCAAGGAGGCGCTCGCGGCGCTGGACGACCTCGACATGCCGGAGGTCATCCGGACGCCGGGTCGCACCTGGACGAACCTCGACGCGCTCGACTACGAGTCGCTGGTCGACCCGCTCGAGTACGCACAGGACAAGGACCGCGTCGACGCCGAGGGCGTCGAGGTGCTGTCCTGGAGCGAGGCGCTCGACGAGCACGCGGACCTCGTCGAGGAGCACTTCGGCAGCGTCGTCGACCCGCAGCGGGACTACCTCACCGCGCTGTCGACGGCCCTGTTCTCCGCCGGGACGGTCGTCTACGTCCCCGAGGGCGTCGACGCCGAGGACGTGAAGATTCGGACGACGATGAACAGCCAGTCGCTGTTCAACTACACGCTCGTCCTCGCCGAGGAGTCCTCGTCGGTGACGATTCTGGAACGCCAGGGGACCGGCGAGACGACCGACGGCGACCAGTACTACTCCGGTATCGTCGAGGTCGTCGCCGAGGAGAACGCCTACGTCCAGTACGGCGCGCTCCAGAACCTCTCGGAGGAGACCTACAACTTCCAAGTCAAGCGCGGCCACGCCGACACCTACGCCACCGTCAACTGGATCGACGGCAACATCGGCTCCCGCCTGACCAAGTCCAGCGTCGAGACCCGGCTGCTGGGTGACGCCTCCGAGTCACAGATTCTCGGCGCGTTCTTCGGTCACGAGGACCAGCACTTCGACATCGGGTCGCGGGTCTGGCACGAGGCCGAACACACCGTCGCCGACCTCGTCACTCGCGGCGTCCTCGACGACGAGGCCCGCTCGGTGTACGAGGGGGTCCAGGACGTGGGTCGAGAGGCCTGGGACACCAGCTCCTACCAGCGTGAGAACACGCTCATGCTCTCCGACGAGTCCGAGGCCGACGCGTCGCCGAAGCTCATCATCAACAATCACGACACCGAGGCCTCCCACTCTGCGACGGTCGGGCAGGTCGACGAAGAGGACATGTTCTACATGACCTCCCGTGGCGTCAACCCCGAGGCGGCGAAGAACATGCTCGTCGAGGGCTTCTTCGTCCCCGTGCTCGAAGAGGTGCAGGTCGACGAACTCCGCGAGGACCTCGACCAGCTCATCTACGAGCGGCTTCGGGAGTAGCGCGACGGCTCCGCAGTCCCGGAACCTTTCTCGTCGATATTCGGTGGGAGCCGTCGCCACGGCGAGCGGTCGACAGGCCGCGCGTGTGGCGAGAACGCGGGTCAGACGACAGGGAACCGCTTAAGTCCGGGCCTCCCCGAACTACGTGTATGACCGTAGCACAGCGCCGAGCGGGGGTATTGCCGTGAGCCTTACACAGCCGGTCGCGTCCGACCATCAACTCGCCCGGCTGCTGCAAATCGGCATCGTCCTCGAAGAAGTCGTCGAGGCACGGGCGGCGAAACACGCCGAGGAGACGAACGCCGAACACGAGCAGGCGGTGCTTGACCTCCTCGAACACGCCGAGACGGAGTCGGCCGACCACCGACGCCGGCTGGAGGCGCTCATCGACGACCTCGAAGCGGACACCGTCCCGTTCGAGGAGATAGAGATGCTGGTCGAGGCCCAGTACGAGGCCGACGAGGACTTCGACGGCGTGCTGTACGACCAGCTCTGTAACGAGGAGACCGCGTACAAGTTCTACGACGACCTCATCGAGGCAATCGAGGCGTCCGACGTGACGTTCACTATCGACCGCGAGCGACTGCTCGACGTGCTGTCGGACATCCGCGAGGAGGAGGCTGAGGGCGTCGAAGAAGTGACCGACCTGATGGAGGACTACCAATGAACACCCAGGCCCAGTACCTGAAAGCGATATATCTCACACAGCAGCAAGCGGACGGTCCGGCGTCCACCGGCGACGTGGCCGACATGCTCGACGTCAGCCCGGCCAGCGCCAACGAGATGATCGGGAAACTCGAAAACCGGGGGCTGCTGAACCACGAGAAGTACAAGGGCGTCGACCTCACGGACGACGGCATCGCACAGGCCCGCGAGGCCCTCCAGAACTACTGCATCATCGAGCGGTTCCTCATCGAGGTGCTCGAAGTCGAGGAGTTCCGGACCGAGGCGAAGCAACTGGAGGGGGTCATCGACGAGACGGTCGCCGAGCGCCTCGATACGATTATCGACCGCAAACCGCAGTGCCCGGACTGTTTCGACCCCGAGGGCGACGTCTGTGGTTTGCTGGAAGTCGAGGCGGAAGTCACCAGCGACTGACCGCCCGCTCTCGAAGCGTTCAAGTGCGTTCCGGCGGTTCTCAACACTGTGGCGTAGTCCCGTGGTGTAGTGGCCAATCATAAGGGCCTTTGGAGCCCTTGACGGCGGTTCGAATCCGCCCGGGACTATCTTCTGAGGCGACCGTACAGCGTCGACGCCAGAGTTGACTGCCGCCGGGCTACGAAGCGTGGGACTGGTGCATGAATAGCACAACGCGTGTCCCAAATCCTGACATCGAACTGTAGATTTATGATGTTCCGTGCCAACTAGTGGCATATGCAAATCAGGGAGGCAGTGCCGTCGGACCGGCCGGCAATCCGTGACGTGGCGCGTCGCTCGCTGGAAGCGTCGTATTCGCTGGGGCCGAGCGCCATTACGAGTGCCATCGAGGAGTGGTACGACGAGGAGCGACTCGAAGAGATACTCGACGAGGGGACCGACCGACTGATTCTCGTCGCCGAACAGGGCGGACAGGTGGTCGGCCTCTCCGAGAGCGTCCTCTCGGGCGACAGCATCGGGACGATTCTCTGGCTGCACGTCGACCCGGCGTACCGCGGCGAGGGTGTCGGGTCGGCACTGTTCGACGAGACGCACCGGGAACTCCACGACCGCGGGGCCGAGACGCTCCAGGGGCGCGTGCTGGCCGACAACGTCGAGGGTAACAGTTTCTACGAGGACCGCGGCTTCAAGCGCGCCGGGACGGGCGAGGTCGACGTCGCCGGGCGGACCTACGTCGAGAACCTCTATACCGACGCGGAGGAACTCGGCCGCGAACCGATAACAGACGACGGCCGGACGGTGTACGTCGACCACAACAACCACGAGTCAGGGTCGATGGCCCCGTTCCACGTCGTTCACGTCGCGGAGGAGGGCAGTGACCGGTACGGCTACTTCTGCAGCAACTGCGAGACACTGGCGAACGCGATGGACTCGATGGGCCGCATCGAGTGCGACAACTGCGGGAACGTCCGCAAGCCGATGCGCTGGGACGCCGCCTACCTCTAGGGTGACTGGCCCCCCGCTCGCTGTGACGACTCCTGTCTGTTCGCCGGGAGCAGTATGAGCCTGTAGTACAGTCCGAACAGACAGATGGCGATACCGATGCCGACGAGCACGTCGGTGACTGCGTGCTGGTTTATGGCGTGCGTGACGACGGCCGGGTCGCCGACGGGCGTGTGGAGTGGCTGGAGAGGCATATGTACTGATTTATTTATTAGATGTAAAAAGCCGGACCAATGTTCCCAGCCGCTGGGAACCAGTCAGCGGAGAGCGACCACACCAGAGACGGAACCGTAGACTGCACTGGGAGCTGTCTCCCGGCTGAACAGTTCCGCCCGAAACCCGGGCTTGTGGGGCCGTTCCCAGCCGGAAACCCCGGCTGTGGCTGTCGTTTGCCCTGTCGTAACGCTAAAGAGTCGAACGTACGTCTATATGTGTAAGATGAACATCGGAATCCGTCGCCGGAGGTGGTGCTGTGGGCGTCGAGATTAGGGAGTCACCTGTCTCGGCCGACGCGTTCGAGGACATGAAGGAGTTCGTCCACGACTACCTCGCGGCGAGCGTCGAAAACGAAGAAGAGGGCGGTCGGATGCGCTGGTACCCGTGGCACTCCGCGGAATACCGCTTCAACCACATCCTCAACGTCGTCGACATCGCGACGACAATCGCCCGCAAGGAAGGCGCGAACGTTGACGTGACACGCGTGGCGGCGCTGTTTCACGACATCGCGAAACTGGAAGCCGAGCAGGACCTCCACGCGGAGGCAGGCGCTCGGATAGCCCGCGAGTACCTGACGGCACACGGTGACTACCCCGAATCGTTCGTCGAACAGGTCTGTTCCGCCGTCGAGGCCCACTCCTACCAGGGGCCGCTGAGCGACTTGCCCCTGGAAGTCCAGTGTCTCATCGAGGCGGACATCCTGGACAAGGTCGGCGCGAACGGGACCGCCCTGATGCTGTTGCGCATGGGCTACGAGTCCCGAACCCACATGGACGCGGCCGAGATGGTCGACCGCGTCATCGAGCGCGGCGAGGACGCCCGCGACCGCGTCGAGAGCGACACGGCCGAATCCATCGTCCACCAGCGGCTCAAGCGGACCCGCTGGTTCCAGGAGTGGCTGACGATGGAGGTCGCCGAGATGGCCGTCGAGGACGACCTCGACGACGTGGCGACCGGGATGGGCGACTCATAGCGCCCGCAGCAGGAAGAGGACGCCGGTCCCGGCGAGGACGGCGGCGCTGACCCACGCGACAAGCGGCGCGAGCCGTTCGATGCGCGCTCTCGCGGCGACAATCGCCGCCGGAAACCCCGTAATCCAGAGGCCGATGCCGCCGAAGAACCCGCCCAGCAGCACTGGGTGGCCGGTCTGGACGGTTAGCGCGTCGGTCCCTATCGCCGGCACGTACGACGCCACGTCGACGACACCCGGTTCGAGGAGACCGACGCCGACGGTGAGCCAGAACGCGACCTGGTACGGGTTCGTCAGCGCCAGGGCGAACGCCTTCCGGAAGCCGCGGCTGTCTCCGGCCGTGACTGACGGCTCTGCCCCGGCGATGGCGTGTGCGTCCTGAACTGCGCCGTAGGCGAACCACAGCATCAGGAGCCCGCCGGCACCGACCATCACGCGCCGGAGGCCCGGTGTCTCGGTGACGACCGTGGCGACGCCCAGCACCGCGAGCACGAAGAAGCAGGCGTCCGCGGTCATCGCACCGAGGCCGGCGAAGAAGCCGGCCCGCCAGCCCCTGAGCGCGCTCTCCTCGGCGATGACGGCGTTCATCG
Proteins encoded in this region:
- the sufB gene encoding Fe-S cluster assembly protein SufB translates to MSSDQDHLKETDTEKRFEFKKEEKSAFEAEKGLTEETIRVISEDKDEPEWMLERRLRALEQYKEMPMPDDWPGAPDLSEVDVDEIVPYIRPDIETRGGVDDWNDLPEEIQDTFDKLGIPEAEKNALSGVGAQYESEIVYQNMQERWEEKGVIFCDMDKAVQEHEDILKEYFMTKAVPPSDNKFAALHGAIWSGGSFVYVPEDTTVDMPVQAYFRMNSDGMGQFEHTLIIAEENSEVHYIEGCSAPKYSEFNLHSGGVEVFVKENAHVQYSTVQNWSKNTYNLNTKRAICEADGTMEWVSGSMGSKATMLYPSTVLKGPGATDNHITIAFAGEGQDIDTGAKVYHNAPETKSTIESKSISKDGGRTNYRGLVHIADGAEDSSTSVECDALMFDNESTSDTMPYMEIQESKVDVAHEATVGKIGDEDVFYLQSRGLDDDDAKQMIVAGFIEPITEELPIEYAVELNRLIELEMEGSLG
- the sufD gene encoding Fe-S cluster assembly protein SufD, producing MSTQVHANLTESQVEQISDDLGEPEWLLETRKEALAALDDLDMPEVIRTPGRTWTNLDALDYESLVDPLEYAQDKDRVDAEGVEVLSWSEALDEHADLVEEHFGSVVDPQRDYLTALSTALFSAGTVVYVPEGVDAEDVKIRTTMNSQSLFNYTLVLAEESSSVTILERQGTGETTDGDQYYSGIVEVVAEENAYVQYGALQNLSEETYNFQVKRGHADTYATVNWIDGNIGSRLTKSSVETRLLGDASESQILGAFFGHEDQHFDIGSRVWHEAEHTVADLVTRGVLDDEARSVYEGVQDVGREAWDTSSYQRENTLMLSDESEADASPKLIINNHDTEASHSATVGQVDEEDMFYMTSRGVNPEAAKNMLVEGFFVPVLEEVQVDELREDLDQLIYERLRE
- a CDS encoding ferritin-like domain-containing protein → MSLTQPVASDHQLARLLQIGIVLEEVVEARAAKHAEETNAEHEQAVLDLLEHAETESADHRRRLEALIDDLEADTVPFEEIEMLVEAQYEADEDFDGVLYDQLCNEETAYKFYDDLIEAIEASDVTFTIDRERLLDVLSDIREEEAEGVEEVTDLMEDYQ
- a CDS encoding metal-dependent transcriptional regulator, with the translated sequence MNTQAQYLKAIYLTQQQADGPASTGDVADMLDVSPASANEMIGKLENRGLLNHEKYKGVDLTDDGIAQAREALQNYCIIERFLIEVLEVEEFRTEAKQLEGVIDETVAERLDTIIDRKPQCPDCFDPEGDVCGLLEVEAEVTSD
- a CDS encoding GNAT family N-acetyltransferase, giving the protein MQIREAVPSDRPAIRDVARRSLEASYSLGPSAITSAIEEWYDEERLEEILDEGTDRLILVAEQGGQVVGLSESVLSGDSIGTILWLHVDPAYRGEGVGSALFDETHRELHDRGAETLQGRVLADNVEGNSFYEDRGFKRAGTGEVDVAGRTYVENLYTDAEELGREPITDDGRTVYVDHNNHESGSMAPFHVVHVAEEGSDRYGYFCSNCETLANAMDSMGRIECDNCGNVRKPMRWDAAYL
- a CDS encoding HD domain-containing protein produces the protein MGVEIRESPVSADAFEDMKEFVHDYLAASVENEEEGGRMRWYPWHSAEYRFNHILNVVDIATTIARKEGANVDVTRVAALFHDIAKLEAEQDLHAEAGARIAREYLTAHGDYPESFVEQVCSAVEAHSYQGPLSDLPLEVQCLIEADILDKVGANGTALMLLRMGYESRTHMDAAEMVDRVIERGEDARDRVESDTAESIVHQRLKRTRWFQEWLTMEVAEMAVEDDLDDVATGMGDS
- a CDS encoding LysE family translocator: MHHPLLQLGALSLVPTALGGVLFGLALAAPPGPMNAVIAEESALRGWRAGFFAGLGAMTADACFFVLAVLGVATVVTETPGLRRVMVGAGGLLMLWFAYGAVQDAHAIAGAEPSVTAGDSRGFRKAFALALTNPYQVAFWLTVGVGLLEPGVVDVASYVPAIGTDALTVQTGHPVLLGGFFGGIGLWITGFPAAIVAARARIERLAPLVAWVSAAVLAGTGVLFLLRAL